In Caldicellulosiruptor morganii, the following proteins share a genomic window:
- the purS gene encoding phosphoribosylformylglycinamidine synthase subunit PurS: MLKAEIFVYLKKSISDPPGIAVLNSLKSLGFENVEKVRMGKYIVVYLNESDIEKAKEEVKLMCEKLLCNPVMEEYKFNISEE, encoded by the coding sequence GTGCTCAAAGCAGAAATTTTTGTATATTTAAAAAAATCCATATCAGACCCACCGGGAATTGCTGTTTTAAACTCTTTAAAAAGTTTGGGTTTTGAAAATGTTGAAAAGGTAAGGATGGGCAAATATATTGTTGTGTATTTAAATGAAAGTGACATTGAAAAAGCAAAAGAAGAGGTAAAGCTCATGTGCGAAAAGTTGCTTTGCAACCCTGTGATGGAAGAGTATAAGTTTAACATTTCGGAGGAATAG
- a CDS encoding NCS2 family permease: protein MLENLFKLRERNTDVKTEVIAGFTTFITMAYIIFVNPSILSATGLDKHAVFFATCIGAAVGTLIMALYANLPFALAPGMGLNAFFTYTVCLQMKYTPQQALAAVFISGIIFVIITAVGLRQAIVRSIPQALKHAMTAGIGLFISFIGFINSGIVVVDTGSKLPRFGDFTSAFKPLTNNPDVNNVIIASRGALLAAVGLLIIGILIARRVKGAIIIGIIITTIISFPLKIVDLSKFKFSSESFKVSAFNFDFAGLFSAHSQGGGIGAVLLSLFAIILTFTLIDMFDSIGTFVGLADKAGMLDEKGDIPNMDRALMSDAIATIVGAVFGTSTVTTYIESAAGIEEGGRTGLTSLVTGILFILALIIAPFIGLVPSQATAPALIAVGVMMISSIKKIDFNDFEEALPAFLTIVIMPFTYSIANGISAGIIFYVLVKLLRGKAKEVHPITYVLAILFILRFMIIAH, encoded by the coding sequence GTGTTAGAAAATCTTTTTAAACTCAGAGAGAGAAATACTGATGTGAAGACAGAAGTCATAGCAGGTTTTACTACATTTATAACAATGGCTTATATAATATTTGTTAATCCTTCAATTTTAAGTGCTACAGGACTTGACAAGCATGCTGTATTTTTTGCAACATGTATCGGTGCTGCTGTGGGTACACTTATAATGGCACTCTATGCAAATCTTCCGTTTGCTCTGGCGCCGGGAATGGGACTTAATGCATTTTTTACATATACTGTGTGCCTTCAGATGAAATACACTCCTCAGCAGGCACTTGCTGCAGTCTTTATATCAGGTATTATATTTGTTATTATTACTGCTGTGGGTCTTCGTCAGGCAATAGTAAGATCAATTCCCCAGGCTCTAAAACATGCAATGACAGCAGGTATAGGACTTTTTATTTCTTTTATAGGTTTTATCAATAGTGGAATAGTGGTTGTTGACACAGGTTCCAAACTACCAAGATTTGGTGATTTTACTTCTGCATTCAAGCCTCTTACAAATAATCCTGATGTAAATAATGTTATTATAGCTTCCCGGGGTGCTTTACTTGCTGCAGTTGGACTTTTGATAATTGGTATTTTGATTGCCAGGAGAGTAAAAGGTGCTATTATAATTGGAATTATAATTACTACAATAATAAGCTTTCCTCTGAAGATTGTTGACCTTTCGAAGTTTAAATTCAGTTCAGAATCCTTTAAAGTTTCAGCTTTCAACTTTGATTTTGCAGGATTGTTTTCTGCTCATAGCCAGGGTGGAGGAATTGGAGCTGTACTTTTGAGTCTGTTTGCAATAATCTTGACATTCACATTAATTGACATGTTTGACAGTATTGGTACATTTGTTGGACTTGCCGATAAAGCAGGAATGCTTGATGAAAAAGGCGATATACCTAATATGGACAGGGCTTTAATGTCAGATGCAATAGCTACAATTGTTGGGGCTGTGTTTGGAACATCTACTGTCACAACCTATATTGAAAGTGCTGCAGGTATAGAAGAAGGTGGGAGGACCGGTCTTACTTCACTTGTAACTGGAATACTCTTTATCCTTGCACTTATTATTGCACCATTTATCGGGCTTGTTCCTTCACAGGCAACAGCTCCGGCACTTATTGCTGTAGGTGTTATGATGATTAGCTCAATAAAGAAGATTGATTTTAATGATTTTGAAGAAGCTCTACCAGCATTCTTGACAATAGTGATAATGCCATTCACATACAGCATTGCGAATGGTATTTCAGCTGGTATTATATTCTACGTTCTGGTTAAACTTTTAAGAGGGAAAGCAAAAGAGGTGCACCCAATTACTTATGTACTTGCTATTCTGTTTATATTAAGATTTATGATTATTGCTCATTAG
- the purC gene encoding phosphoribosylaminoimidazolesuccinocarboxamide synthase: MNYQIKKLLYEGKAKKIYETDNPDIVIVEYKDDATAFDGTKKGIIKEKGIINNRVSNHFFKLLESKGIPTHFVEEIDERKTAVKKVEIIPVEVIVRNIAAGSLCNRLGLEEGVVLKRPVLEFCYKNDALHDPQINQYHILALRLATEEEVDRITEYSFKVNQVLREYLKEVNIDLVDFKLEFGRYKGEIILADEISPDTCRFWDMNTKEKLDKDRFRRDLGNIEEAYKEVLRRLGL; the protein is encoded by the coding sequence ATGAATTATCAAATAAAGAAACTGCTGTATGAGGGAAAAGCGAAAAAGATTTATGAGACAGACAATCCAGATATTGTTATAGTCGAGTATAAGGATGATGCAACTGCATTTGATGGTACAAAAAAAGGGATAATTAAGGAAAAGGGAATAATCAATAATAGAGTTTCAAATCACTTTTTTAAACTTTTAGAATCAAAAGGTATTCCAACACACTTTGTTGAAGAGATTGATGAGAGGAAGACAGCCGTAAAGAAAGTAGAGATAATACCTGTTGAGGTTATAGTAAGAAATATTGCTGCAGGTTCGCTTTGCAATCGTCTTGGACTTGAGGAAGGAGTAGTATTAAAAAGGCCAGTTTTGGAGTTTTGCTACAAAAATGATGCACTTCATGACCCCCAGATAAATCAGTATCACATCTTAGCGTTGAGACTTGCCACAGAAGAGGAAGTTGATAGAATTACAGAATATTCATTTAAAGTTAATCAAGTTTTGAGGGAATATCTCAAAGAAGTAAATATTGACCTGGTTGACTTTAAACTTGAATTTGGAAGGTATAAAGGCGAAATAATTTTGGCTGATGAGATTTCACCTGATACATGTAGATTCTGGGACATGAATACAAAGGAGAAATTGGATAAAGACAGGTTCAGAAGAGACCTTGGAAATATTGAGGAGGCTTATAAAGAAGTTTTAAGGCGACTGGGATTATAA
- a CDS encoding S1C family serine protease, whose protein sequence is MSDKFDFETPNFQPSYSPINFEIPKTIRKKKSIKEYLFAGFIGGLIGALLVSIIFMGYFGTSLSNFKSDVNSVISGLNLEGSNNSAPVTKTVILNSGSSSFVTDVAKKVGPAVVGIKNKGTVYNWWTDEKQEITIGEGSGVIISKDGYIVTNNHVVSGAKNISVILSGEKEVPATIIGTDALSDIAVVKIDPKYVKAVAPLGDSSKVQVGEFVVAIGNPLGQEFAGTVTFGVVSAVNRKLDMGNGVQIPLIQTDAAINPGNSGGALVNSSGQVIGINTAKISQTGVEGMGFAIPINYVKPIVNDLIKYKKVLRPTIGISVMEYYDRSGNVMGLYISKVYSGTGAAKAGLKEGDVILQIDGKKVTTFSDIQSILSTHKIGDVITIRVLRDGQTKDFKVTLGTPVNTND, encoded by the coding sequence ATGTCTGATAAATTTGATTTTGAAACTCCAAACTTTCAGCCATCATACAGCCCTATTAACTTTGAAATTCCCAAGACCATAAGGAAGAAGAAATCTATAAAAGAGTATCTATTTGCAGGTTTTATAGGAGGTTTGATTGGTGCACTTTTGGTTTCAATTATATTTATGGGATATTTTGGAACAAGCTTATCAAATTTCAAAAGTGATGTAAACTCAGTTATAAGCGGTCTTAACTTAGAAGGTTCAAATAACTCAGCACCTGTCACCAAAACAGTGATTTTAAATTCAGGTAGCAGTTCATTTGTCACAGATGTTGCCAAAAAAGTTGGTCCAGCTGTAGTTGGAATCAAAAACAAAGGCACTGTTTACAACTGGTGGACAGATGAAAAACAAGAGATTACAATTGGTGAAGGTTCGGGCGTTATTATCAGCAAGGATGGCTATATTGTCACAAATAACCATGTTGTATCAGGTGCAAAGAACATTTCGGTTATTCTCTCGGGTGAAAAAGAAGTGCCGGCAACAATTATTGGAACAGATGCACTCAGTGACATTGCAGTCGTAAAGATTGACCCAAAATATGTCAAAGCTGTTGCACCACTCGGAGACTCTTCAAAAGTTCAGGTAGGTGAGTTTGTTGTTGCGATAGGAAATCCTCTGGGTCAGGAGTTTGCTGGTACTGTTACATTTGGTGTTGTAAGTGCAGTGAACAGGAAACTTGATATGGGGAACGGTGTCCAAATACCATTGATACAAACCGATGCAGCAATAAATCCGGGAAATAGTGGTGGAGCACTTGTAAATAGTAGTGGGCAGGTAATAGGAATAAATACTGCCAAGATATCTCAAACAGGTGTTGAAGGAATGGGATTTGCTATACCCATCAACTATGTAAAGCCAATTGTTAATGACTTGATTAAATACAAAAAAGTTTTAAGACCTACAATAGGAATTTCTGTTATGGAGTATTATGACAGAAGCGGAAATGTTATGGGTTTGTATATCTCAAAAGTGTATTCGGGGACAGGTGCAGCAAAAGCAGGTCTTAAAGAAGGAGATGTAATTTTGCAGATAGATGGTAAAAAAGTAACCACATTTTCTGATATTCAATCCATCCTCTCTACTCATAAAATTGGAGATGTAATCACTATTAGAGTATTACGGGATGGTCAAACTAAGGATTTCAAAGTAACACTTGGAACACCGGTAAATACAAATGATTAG
- the purQ gene encoding phosphoribosylformylglycinamidine synthase subunit PurQ has product MKFGVVVFPGSNCDSDCYHVIKDVVNEHVEYIWHDYNEKLDFDCIILPGGFSYGDYLRAGAIARFSKVMPRIEEFAQNGGLVIGICNGFQILTESHLLPGALIRNKNLKFICSDQYVKVVSNKTPFTNLYKENEIINLPIAHGEGNYVVDDDTLHEMIKNQQIILQYCNREGNVSEDTNPNGSILNIAGICNKEKNVFGLMPHPERSSEKLLGCEDGKRVFLSIINYLRSR; this is encoded by the coding sequence ATGAAGTTTGGTGTGGTTGTTTTTCCGGGATCAAATTGTGATAGCGACTGCTATCATGTTATCAAAGATGTAGTAAATGAACATGTTGAATATATATGGCATGATTATAATGAAAAGTTGGATTTTGACTGTATAATCTTGCCTGGTGGTTTTTCATATGGAGATTATTTAAGAGCAGGAGCGATAGCAAGGTTTTCTAAAGTTATGCCGAGAATAGAGGAATTTGCTCAAAACGGAGGACTTGTTATAGGTATTTGCAATGGATTTCAGATTTTAACAGAAAGTCATCTTCTGCCAGGAGCTTTAATTAGAAATAAAAATTTGAAATTTATTTGTTCTGATCAGTATGTTAAAGTAGTTAGCAACAAAACGCCATTTACCAATCTTTATAAAGAAAATGAAATAATCAATCTGCCGATTGCTCATGGTGAAGGAAATTATGTGGTGGACGATGATACTTTGCATGAAATGATAAAGAATCAACAGATAATCTTACAATACTGTAACAGAGAAGGCAATGTAAGTGAAGATACAAACCCGAATGGTTCAATTTTGAACATTGCAGGAATTTGCAATAAAGAAAAGAATGTATTTGGACTCATGCCACATCCAGAGAGAAGCAGTGAAAAGCTCTTGGGTTGTGAGGATGGGAAAAGAGTATTTTTGAGTATAATTAATTATTTGAGGTCGAGGTGA